A single window of Candidatus Hydrogenedentota bacterium DNA harbors:
- a CDS encoding phosphoribosylaminoimidazolesuccinocarboxamide synthase, protein MSHAVCETSLPGREPDSRGKVRDLYDLGDSLLLVATDRISAFDWVNPVGIPDKGKILTQISLFWFEQMDGIVKNHLISADLKDFPAEFQAHPEMFAGRSMLVKKCAMFPVEFVIRGYLAGSGLSEYQKKGTVCDIALPAGLVESSKLEKPLYTPATKESDGHDINISPERAGEIIGADWNAKASEAALRVYERGRDVAAERGIILCDTKFEFGVLDGELILADEVLTPDSSRFWPAATYKAGVSQPSFDKQFVRDYLSSTGWDKNSPQPPLPDEVVAKTREKYFEAYTLLTGKKDL, encoded by the coding sequence ATGAGCCACGCCGTTTGCGAGACCTCGCTGCCCGGCCGGGAGCCTGACTCCCGGGGAAAAGTGCGAGACCTGTACGACCTGGGTGATTCCCTGCTGCTGGTCGCCACCGACCGTATTTCCGCCTTCGACTGGGTCAATCCCGTGGGTATTCCCGATAAGGGCAAGATCCTCACCCAGATTTCCCTGTTCTGGTTTGAGCAGATGGATGGCATCGTTAAGAACCACCTCATCTCGGCGGACCTCAAGGATTTCCCGGCCGAGTTTCAGGCGCATCCGGAAATGTTTGCCGGGCGCTCGATGTTAGTGAAGAAGTGCGCGATGTTTCCGGTCGAATTCGTCATTCGCGGTTACCTGGCCGGCAGCGGCCTCAGCGAGTATCAGAAAAAGGGTACGGTCTGCGATATTGCCCTGCCCGCCGGGCTGGTCGAGTCGAGCAAGCTGGAAAAGCCCCTCTACACCCCCGCGACCAAAGAATCCGATGGTCACGACATTAACATCAGTCCCGAGCGGGCCGGTGAAATCATCGGTGCCGATTGGAATGCCAAGGCCTCCGAAGCCGCCCTCCGGGTCTATGAGCGCGGTCGGGACGTGGCCGCGGAGCGCGGGATCATCCTGTGCGACACCAAGTTTGAATTCGGCGTGCTCGACGGCGAGTTGATTCTGGCGGACGAAGTGCTGACGCCCGACTCCTCCCGCTTCTGGCCCGCGGCCACCTACAAGGCTGGCGTGAGCCAACCCAGTTTTGACAAGCAGTTTGTGCGCGACTACCTGTCTTCGACGGGATGGGACAAGAACTCTCCGCAGCCGCCCCTTCCGGACGAGGTGGTAGCGAAGACCCGCGAGAAATACTTCGAAGCCTACACCTTGTTGACCGGCAAGAAGGACCTCTAA
- a CDS encoding heme-binding protein has product MKRRTKITIAVLVLFTLLILPLGAWIAVGIASTSGVATPAYTVLSEHDGYEIREYAPQLVAEVIVEGDFEASLNRGFRKLAGFIFGDNTAPSGTGDAQPIAMTAPVLEESATSSPIAMTAPVLEEVEGDDRRKVTFVMPAEYTLATIPKPKDPDVRLVEVPARRYAASRFSGWVDGEKAARMKARLLENLSRDKQASEGVPALAQYDPPWTPPFMRRNEILVPLSAAGKSPQ; this is encoded by the coding sequence ATGAAACGTCGAACCAAGATTACGATTGCCGTTCTTGTACTGTTTACCCTCCTCATCCTTCCTCTGGGAGCCTGGATTGCCGTGGGCATAGCGTCAACATCCGGCGTCGCGACGCCCGCCTATACCGTCCTGTCCGAGCACGACGGCTACGAGATCCGGGAATATGCGCCGCAACTTGTCGCGGAGGTGATCGTGGAGGGTGATTTCGAGGCGTCGCTCAACCGGGGATTCCGGAAACTCGCCGGATTCATCTTCGGCGACAACACGGCCCCGTCGGGCACGGGCGACGCCCAGCCCATCGCCATGACGGCGCCCGTCCTCGAAGAAAGCGCCACCTCTTCTCCGATCGCCATGACGGCCCCCGTTCTGGAGGAGGTCGAAGGCGATGACCGACGCAAAGTCACGTTCGTCATGCCGGCGGAATACACCCTGGCCACCATTCCCAAACCCAAAGATCCCGATGTGCGCCTGGTGGAAGTACCGGCACGCCGTTATGCGGCCAGCCGCTTCTCCGGATGGGTGGACGGTGAAAAGGCCGCGCGGATGAAAGCCCGGCTACTGGAGAATCTTTCGCGCGACAAGCAGGCCTCCGAGGGAGTACCGGCGCTTGCCCAGTACGATCCGCCCTGGACGCCGCCCTTCATGCGCCGAAACGAAATTCTCGTGCCCCTTTCGGCGGCGGGGAAGTCGCCGCAGTAG
- a CDS encoding alpha/beta hydrolase has translation MKQCVALWALVALTCLFARAEDLPPLDLSGYTFDKDVAYGTQSPKQVLDILYPADASAAARPAIIHIHGGGWYTGGKDGDSTLRLMHAFAEQGYVALSIAYRLSDEALFPAAVEDCRLAVRWLRANAAKYRVDPAHIGALGGSAGGHLSAMLAVCGQETRFDGAGGLLEFSSAVQAAVPICPPMDLTKPLSFTLGLANDEAVTRFLGGTAEQKADEAKWASPVTYVRAGVPPMLVIHGDADRRVELVQSTEFAAKMKEAGAACELIVVPGGKHGMGDARKPEMLERMIAFFDGHLKPGG, from the coding sequence ATGAAGCAATGCGTGGCACTGTGGGCCCTGGTCGCCCTGACTTGTCTCTTTGCACGGGCGGAGGACCTCCCACCCCTCGATCTTTCCGGCTATACCTTCGACAAGGACGTGGCCTACGGCACGCAGTCGCCGAAGCAAGTGCTGGATATCCTCTACCCCGCCGATGCTTCGGCTGCGGCCCGACCGGCGATCATTCATATTCACGGCGGCGGCTGGTACACCGGCGGGAAGGATGGGGACAGCACCTTGCGGCTCATGCATGCTTTCGCGGAACAGGGTTATGTGGCGCTCTCCATCGCGTATCGATTGTCGGACGAGGCCTTGTTTCCCGCGGCGGTGGAGGATTGCCGCCTGGCGGTGCGCTGGCTGCGGGCGAATGCGGCGAAGTATCGCGTGGACCCGGCGCACATTGGCGCCCTGGGCGGTTCGGCGGGCGGACATCTTTCGGCCATGCTGGCGGTCTGCGGCCAGGAGACGCGCTTTGACGGCGCGGGCGGATTGCTGGAGTTTTCCAGCGCGGTTCAGGCGGCGGTGCCGATTTGTCCGCCGATGGACCTGACGAAGCCGTTGTCGTTCACCCTGGGCTTGGCCAATGATGAGGCGGTTACGCGCTTTCTGGGTGGCACCGCCGAGCAGAAGGCCGACGAGGCGAAGTGGGCCTCGCCCGTTACCTACGTGCGCGCCGGCGTCCCCCCCATGCTCGTGATCCACGGCGACGCGGATCGCCGGGTGGAGCTGGTGCAGTCCACGGAGTTCGCGGCGAAGATGAAGGAGGCCGGGGCGGCGTGCGAGTTAATCGTAGTGCCTGGCGGGAAGCACGGCATGGGCGATGCGCGCAAGCCGGAGATGCTGGAGCGAATGATCGCGTTTTTCGATGGGCATCTGAAGCCCGGGGGGTGA
- a CDS encoding N-6 DNA methylase yields MFEQTFRNIDDILRREGGGVLKYTEQSSWILFLKYLDTLEQEKAMEAALEGKKYTFILDEPYRWAHWAVPKDGEGKPDHNKALIGDDLRDFVNQRLIPYLQGFKQRASGPNTIEYKIGEIFSETKNEINSGYNLREILELVDELRFQSQAEKHELSYLYEEKIGNMGNAGRDGGSYYTPRPLIRAIVQVVAPKIGERIYDGAVGSAGFLCEAFEYLRASKKLSTSDLKKLQSNTFFGKEKDKLAYVIAIMNMILHGIEAPNILHVNTLTENSADIQEKDRFDVILANPPFGGKERKEVQQNFPIRTSETAFLFLQHFIKMLKAGGRAGVVIKNTFLSNTDNASVSLRKELLQSCNLHTILDCPGGTFQGAGVKTVVLFFEKGAPTRKIWYYQLDPGRNLGKTNPLNDDDLAEFVELQKTKADSDKSWSIDAATIDQGTFDLSVKNPNGGEVVAHRTPQDILDEIAALDAESAEVLATIRGLL; encoded by the coding sequence ATGTTCGAACAGACCTTTAGAAATATCGACGACATCCTCCGCCGCGAAGGCGGGGGCGTGCTGAAATACACCGAGCAATCCTCCTGGATCCTCTTCCTGAAATACCTGGACACCTTGGAGCAGGAAAAGGCCATGGAGGCGGCGCTGGAGGGGAAGAAGTACACCTTCATCCTCGACGAGCCCTACCGCTGGGCGCACTGGGCCGTGCCGAAGGACGGCGAAGGCAAGCCCGACCACAACAAGGCCCTCATCGGCGACGATCTTCGCGATTTTGTGAACCAGAGGCTCATTCCCTATCTCCAGGGCTTCAAGCAGCGCGCCAGCGGCCCCAACACCATCGAATACAAGATCGGCGAGATCTTCAGCGAAACGAAAAACGAGATCAACAGCGGCTACAACCTCCGCGAGATCCTCGAACTGGTGGACGAGCTCCGCTTCCAGTCCCAGGCCGAAAAGCACGAGCTGAGCTACCTCTACGAGGAGAAAATCGGCAACATGGGCAACGCCGGGCGCGACGGCGGCTCCTACTACACCCCGCGCCCCCTCATCCGCGCCATCGTCCAGGTGGTCGCGCCCAAAATCGGCGAACGGATCTACGACGGCGCCGTGGGCTCCGCCGGCTTCCTCTGCGAGGCCTTCGAATACCTCCGCGCCTCGAAAAAGCTCAGCACCAGCGATCTGAAGAAGCTCCAGAGCAACACCTTCTTCGGCAAGGAAAAGGACAAGCTCGCCTACGTTATCGCCATCATGAACATGATCCTCCACGGCATCGAAGCGCCCAACATCCTCCACGTGAACACCCTCACGGAGAACAGCGCCGACATCCAGGAGAAAGACCGCTTCGACGTCATCCTCGCCAATCCGCCCTTCGGCGGCAAAGAGCGCAAGGAAGTCCAGCAGAACTTTCCCATCCGCACCAGCGAGACCGCCTTCCTCTTCCTCCAGCACTTCATCAAGATGCTGAAGGCCGGGGGCCGCGCGGGCGTCGTCATCAAAAACACCTTCCTCTCCAACACCGACAACGCCTCCGTCAGCCTCCGCAAGGAACTCCTCCAGAGCTGCAACCTCCACACCATCCTCGACTGCCCCGGCGGCACCTTCCAGGGGGCCGGCGTGAAAACCGTCGTCCTCTTCTTCGAAAAAGGCGCGCCCACGCGGAAGATCTGGTACTACCAGCTCGACCCCGGCCGTAACCTCGGCAAGACCAACCCCCTCAACGACGACGACCTCGCCGAGTTCGTGGAACTGCAGAAGACCAAAGCCGACTCGGACAAAAGCTGGAGCATTGACGCCGCCACCATCGACCAGGGCACCTTCGACTTATCGGTGAAAAACCCCAACGGCGGCGAAGTTGTCGCCCACCGCACCCCGCAGGATATCCTCGACGAAATCGCTGCGCTGGACGCGGAAAGCGCCGAGGTCCTGGCCACGATTCGGGGGCTGCTGTGA
- a CDS encoding formylglycine-generating enzyme family protein, producing the protein MVLLPAGNFYMGAFFLEPGGFSVETPQHLVTLSQPFWIGKFEITQAQWLAVMGENPAYFQGEAYGDTTNHPVEQISWDEAQDFCTQLSTLTGDVYRLPTEAEWEYACRAGSATRYFWGNDYDPILIADQAWYLGNSGETTHPVGLFPPNAWGLYDTSGNVWEWTADWLSNYSAAAVTDPTGPETGSFRIQRGGSFYNEDYFLRSALRSYGVPEAGGWSNGLRVVREAN; encoded by the coding sequence ATGGTATTGCTGCCGGCAGGGAATTTCTATATGGGCGCCTTCTTCCTGGAACCCGGAGGTTTCAGCGTCGAGACGCCCCAGCATCTCGTTACGCTTAGTCAGCCCTTCTGGATCGGCAAATTTGAAATTACCCAAGCCCAATGGCTGGCCGTCATGGGCGAGAACCCCGCCTATTTTCAGGGCGAAGCCTACGGCGACACGACCAACCATCCCGTCGAGCAGATCTCGTGGGACGAGGCCCAGGACTTCTGCACCCAATTGAGCACCCTCACCGGCGATGTCTACCGCCTGCCCACCGAAGCCGAATGGGAATACGCCTGCCGGGCCGGCAGCGCCACCCGCTACTTCTGGGGCAACGACTATGACCCGATCCTGATTGCCGACCAGGCCTGGTACCTCGGAAACAGCGGCGAAACCACCCACCCCGTCGGCCTCTTTCCGCCCAACGCCTGGGGCCTCTACGACACCAGCGGCAACGTGTGGGAATGGACCGCCGACTGGCTCTCCAACTACAGCGCCGCCGCCGTCACCGACCCCACCGGCCCCGAGACCGGATCCTTCCGCATCCAGCGCGGCGGTTCCTTCTACAACGAAGACTACTTCCTCCGCTCCGCCCTGCGCAGCTACGGCGTGCCCGAAGCGGGCGGCTGGTCCAACGGCCTCCGCGTGGTCCGGGAGGCAAACTGA
- a CDS encoding IMP cyclohydrolase — protein MPKVRRAILSCFDKTGIIELAELLRGMGVELISTSGTLTVLREAGIEAASIEEYTGVPEMMGGRVKSLHSKVHAGLLGLRDNKLHCEQMQAYDMHWVDMLVVNIRPMADIIAQPGATTEDVLDQTDIGGIAMIRSAAKNFRFVTCVVNPERYASVMHELRAMEGEVPFTSRYRLAQEAFALTAEYDKEIAAYLASNVPPEA, from the coding sequence ATGCCCAAGGTACGACGGGCCATCTTAAGCTGCTTCGACAAGACGGGCATAATCGAGCTCGCGGAACTCCTGCGCGGCATGGGCGTCGAGCTGATCAGCACTTCGGGCACGCTGACGGTGCTGCGCGAAGCGGGAATCGAGGCGGCCAGCATCGAGGAGTACACGGGCGTTCCCGAAATGATGGGGGGGCGCGTGAAATCGCTCCATTCCAAGGTTCACGCGGGCCTGCTCGGCCTGCGGGACAACAAGCTGCACTGCGAGCAGATGCAGGCCTACGACATGCACTGGGTCGATATGCTGGTGGTGAATATCCGGCCCATGGCGGACATCATCGCCCAGCCCGGCGCCACCACGGAGGACGTTCTCGATCAGACGGATATCGGCGGCATCGCCATGATCCGTTCGGCCGCGAAGAATTTTCGCTTCGTGACCTGCGTTGTGAACCCCGAGCGTTACGCGTCCGTCATGCACGAACTCCGGGCCATGGAGGGTGAGGTGCCCTTCACCAGCCGCTACCGTCTCGCCCAGGAGGCCTTCGCCCTTACTGCGGAATACGACAAGGAAATCGCGGCCTATCTGGCCAGCAATGTTCCGCCGGAAGCGTAG
- a CDS encoding amidophosphoribosyltransferase, with protein MDSAQLAALIDNPPPQYQPRPFGWDDDDQVRDECGVFGVYGHAEAARLIYLGLYSLQHRGQEGAGIVCAKDGILTAHRGVGLVADVFKPHKLARVKGNQGIGHVRYSTFGSNNLRNVQPLVVDYARGSMAVGHNGNLVNAGYLRETLEEGGAIFQSTTDSEVIIHQISRSKGETFTDCVIDALKEVLGAYSVLVMNGDEIVAARDPHGFRPLWLGRLDGAYIIASETCALDIIDAERIREIEPGEVVTINRHGVHSQFPFEPTVRKQCIFEYIYVSRPDSDIFGASVDEVRKNMGRELAKAAPVEADVVMAVPDSSNPAALGYSHESGIPFDMGIIRNHYVGRTFIEPEQGIRDFGVRIKLNPARSAIEGKRIVLVDDSIVRGTTAKKIIKMLRNHGAKEIHFRISSPAIINSCHYGIDTPNAGRLIAHNMTVDEIREFLGVDSLAYLPIDALVAATGTPKEHFCLGCFNNQYPTLVPTDFQFRLPLHRHVDHSTELLGQ; from the coding sequence ATGGATTCCGCGCAGCTCGCTGCCCTCATCGACAATCCCCCGCCGCAGTATCAGCCCCGCCCCTTTGGCTGGGATGATGACGACCAGGTCCGCGATGAGTGCGGCGTGTTCGGTGTCTATGGCCACGCCGAAGCGGCGCGCCTGATCTACCTCGGCCTGTACTCGCTGCAGCACCGCGGGCAGGAGGGCGCCGGCATCGTCTGCGCGAAAGACGGTATCCTCACCGCGCACCGCGGCGTCGGCCTCGTGGCCGACGTCTTCAAGCCCCACAAGCTGGCCCGGGTGAAGGGCAACCAGGGCATCGGCCACGTCCGCTACTCCACGTTCGGGAGCAACAACCTCCGCAACGTCCAGCCCCTCGTGGTGGACTATGCCAGGGGCTCCATGGCCGTGGGGCACAACGGGAATCTGGTGAACGCCGGCTACCTCCGCGAGACCCTCGAAGAGGGGGGCGCCATCTTCCAGTCCACTACGGACAGCGAAGTGATCATCCATCAGATCTCGCGATCCAAAGGCGAGACCTTCACCGACTGTGTCATCGATGCCCTCAAGGAGGTCCTCGGCGCCTACTCCGTGCTCGTCATGAACGGCGACGAAATCGTCGCCGCGCGGGATCCCCACGGATTCCGTCCCCTCTGGCTCGGCCGCCTCGACGGCGCCTACATCATCGCCAGCGAGACCTGCGCACTGGACATTATCGACGCCGAGCGCATCCGCGAGATCGAGCCGGGCGAAGTGGTTACCATCAACCGCCACGGGGTTCACAGCCAGTTTCCCTTTGAGCCCACGGTTAGGAAACAGTGTATCTTCGAGTACATCTACGTTTCCCGGCCCGACAGCGATATCTTTGGCGCCAGCGTCGATGAAGTGCGCAAGAACATGGGCCGCGAGCTGGCCAAAGCGGCGCCTGTGGAAGCCGACGTCGTCATGGCCGTGCCCGATTCTTCCAACCCCGCCGCCCTCGGCTATTCCCACGAATCGGGCATTCCCTTCGACATGGGCATCATCCGCAATCACTACGTGGGCCGCACTTTCATCGAGCCCGAGCAGGGTATCCGCGATTTCGGCGTCCGCATCAAGCTGAATCCGGCCCGCAGCGCCATCGAGGGCAAACGTATCGTCCTCGTGGACGACAGCATCGTGCGGGGCACCACCGCGAAGAAGATCATCAAGATGCTTCGCAACCACGGCGCGAAAGAAATCCACTTCCGCATTTCCTCGCCCGCCATTATCAATTCCTGCCACTACGGCATCGACACGCCCAATGCCGGACGCCTCATCGCCCACAACATGACCGTTGATGAGATACGCGAGTTCCTCGGCGTGGATTCCCTGGCTTACCTGCCCATAGACGCCCTCGTCGCCGCCACCGGTACCCCCAAAGAACACTTCTGCCTCGGATGCTTCAACAACCAGTATCCAACCCTCGTACCCACCGACTTCCAGTTCCGCCTGCCGCTCCACCGCCACGTGGATCACAGCACGGAGCTGCTCGGACAGTAG
- the purD gene encoding phosphoribosylamine--glycine ligase, translating to MNILILGSGGREHAMAWKAAQSNRVEHVYCAPGNPGMAALPKGSCVNVGQEDIPALKALIAEKSIAMVLVGPEAPLAAGVVDGLADSGALVFGPCQAAARLEASKTFAKEFMERHNIPTAAYRAFTDAAAARAYVDEIGVPLVVKADGLAAGKGVTVAFAREEALRAIDEAMVGHVFGAAGNQIIIEAFLEGEEASILAFCDGKTVIPMASSQDHKAAYDGDQGPNTGGMGAYSPAPVVTPAMMEEIQRSVLQPCVDGMASDGSPYIGVLYAGLMITKDGPKVVEFNCRFGDPETQVVLPRLTTDLVDVAEACCLGKLHEIDLAYTPHPCAAVVLASGGYPGDYAKGMPIAGIEAADGIEGVTVFHAGTRDVDGQLVTQGGRVLAVSALGETLQAALDHAYAGVKQIVFEGMQYRTDIGQKAFRHLK from the coding sequence ATGAACATTCTTATTCTCGGCAGCGGCGGTCGCGAACACGCCATGGCCTGGAAGGCCGCCCAGAGCAACCGGGTCGAACACGTTTATTGCGCACCGGGAAACCCCGGCATGGCGGCCCTGCCCAAAGGGTCTTGTGTGAACGTGGGGCAGGAGGATATCCCTGCCCTGAAGGCCCTCATCGCCGAAAAGTCCATTGCCATGGTCCTCGTCGGTCCCGAAGCGCCCCTCGCCGCTGGTGTGGTGGACGGACTGGCCGATTCGGGAGCCCTGGTCTTTGGCCCCTGTCAGGCCGCCGCACGCCTGGAAGCGAGCAAGACCTTCGCCAAAGAATTCATGGAACGCCACAACATTCCCACGGCCGCCTATCGCGCCTTCACCGATGCCGCCGCGGCCCGGGCTTATGTGGATGAAATCGGCGTGCCGCTGGTCGTAAAAGCCGACGGGCTCGCCGCGGGCAAGGGGGTGACCGTGGCCTTTGCGCGGGAGGAAGCCCTGCGCGCCATCGACGAGGCGATGGTGGGCCATGTTTTCGGTGCGGCGGGCAATCAGATCATCATCGAAGCCTTTCTGGAGGGCGAAGAAGCCTCTATCCTCGCCTTCTGCGACGGGAAGACCGTAATCCCCATGGCGTCAAGCCAGGACCACAAGGCCGCCTATGACGGCGACCAGGGACCGAACACGGGCGGTATGGGCGCGTACTCGCCCGCACCCGTGGTGACGCCCGCGATGATGGAGGAAATCCAGCGCAGCGTGCTCCAGCCCTGCGTGGACGGCATGGCCTCGGACGGATCACCCTACATAGGCGTCCTCTACGCCGGCCTGATGATCACGAAGGATGGACCGAAGGTGGTGGAGTTCAACTGCCGATTCGGCGACCCGGAAACCCAGGTCGTGCTGCCCCGCCTCACGACGGATCTGGTCGATGTGGCCGAGGCCTGCTGTCTTGGGAAGCTTCATGAGATTGACCTGGCCTACACCCCACATCCTTGCGCGGCGGTGGTGCTGGCCAGCGGCGGCTACCCGGGCGACTACGCGAAGGGGATGCCGATCGCTGGAATTGAGGCGGCGGACGGGATTGAGGGCGTCACGGTATTCCACGCGGGCACCCGGGATGTTGATGGTCAACTCGTGACCCAGGGGGGGCGTGTGCTTGCCGTGAGCGCGCTGGGTGAAACGTTGCAGGCGGCCCTGGATCATGCCTACGCGGGCGTGAAGCAGATTGTCTTTGAGGGCATGCAATATCGCACGGATATCGGCCAGAAAGCCTTCAGGCACTTGAAGTAA
- a CDS encoding biopolymer transporter ExbD: MNQAFGRANRPRRPSINLASLIDVMFLLLIFFMVSSVFRNSAGIDITLPSAATSAEQQEAPYEIFIQDSGAITFRDTPGINLETLESEMKALLAKEPDARLALSADENSDYKSFIAVIDLARRVGGEKLIIRTQLEGGEGGKETKGTAAGPVRNP, encoded by the coding sequence ATGAACCAGGCTTTCGGCCGGGCCAATCGGCCCCGACGCCCCAGCATCAATCTCGCATCCCTGATCGACGTTATGTTCCTCCTCCTCATCTTCTTCATGGTGTCATCGGTGTTCCGTAATAGTGCGGGTATCGACATCACCCTGCCAAGCGCCGCCACCTCGGCCGAGCAGCAGGAGGCCCCCTACGAGATCTTTATCCAGGATTCCGGCGCCATCACCTTTCGCGACACGCCTGGTATCAACCTCGAAACCCTGGAAAGTGAAATGAAAGCCCTCCTCGCGAAGGAGCCCGACGCCCGGCTCGCCCTCAGCGCCGATGAAAATTCCGACTACAAGAGCTTCATCGCCGTCATCGATCTGGCACGACGCGTCGGTGGCGAGAAACTCATCATACGAACGCAACTTGAAGGGGGGGAAGGCGGGAAGGAAACGAAAGGTACGGCCGCCGGGCCGGTCAGGAATCCATAG
- a CDS encoding 6-phospho-beta-glucosidase, with protein sequence MKFTIIGGGSSYTPELLDGLFSRLESIPVKEVWMMDLDADRLKINADFARRMAAKHGNPFSVHETTNMRDAVAGAKYVITQIRVGQMQARIEDERLGLRHNIIGQETTGVGGFACAIRTIPRILDVAHAMEELAPEGYLLNFTNPAGIVTEAVLKHSKIKSVGLCNVPIGMIMETIKYFGGEVSDIELDYVGLNHLSWVRQFKRKGEDITAGVLEKFFENARSEWEHEITRNNMIGAMSSLNMFCNYYLQYFYSTDTVLETIKSKPKTRGEDVLEIEAALFKKYADPSLNEKPEELGKRGGAHYSTAAFYLIDGIENDRQNRQIVCCRNNGAIPTFDDDVSVEVSAIIGKDGAKAIPQAAPVPSIRGLMQHVKAYETMTVQAAVTGDREAAFQALLLNPLTPNASGCRALLDDLLEVNKPHLQGTFF encoded by the coding sequence ATGAAGTTTACCATTATAGGTGGCGGCAGTTCATACACCCCCGAACTCCTCGACGGCCTCTTTTCCCGCCTCGAATCCATCCCCGTGAAAGAAGTCTGGATGATGGATCTGGACGCGGATCGCCTCAAGATCAACGCCGATTTCGCCCGCCGCATGGCCGCCAAGCACGGCAACCCCTTCTCGGTCCATGAAACGACCAACATGCGCGACGCGGTCGCGGGCGCCAAATACGTCATCACCCAGATCCGCGTCGGCCAGATGCAGGCCCGAATCGAGGATGAGCGTCTGGGCCTGCGCCACAACATCATCGGCCAGGAAACCACCGGCGTCGGCGGCTTCGCCTGCGCCATCCGGACCATCCCGCGCATTCTCGACGTGGCCCACGCCATGGAAGAACTCGCGCCCGAAGGCTACCTCCTCAACTTCACCAACCCCGCCGGTATCGTGACCGAGGCCGTGCTCAAGCACAGCAAGATCAAGAGCGTCGGCCTGTGCAACGTGCCCATCGGCATGATCATGGAAACCATCAAGTATTTCGGTGGCGAAGTCTCCGACATCGAGCTGGACTACGTGGGACTCAACCACCTGAGCTGGGTCCGCCAGTTCAAGCGCAAAGGCGAAGACATCACGGCCGGCGTGCTGGAGAAGTTCTTCGAAAACGCCCGCTCGGAGTGGGAACATGAAATCACGCGGAACAACATGATCGGCGCCATGTCCAGCTTGAACATGTTCTGCAACTACTACCTCCAGTATTTCTATTCCACCGACACGGTGCTGGAAACGATCAAGTCCAAGCCGAAAACCCGCGGCGAGGATGTGCTCGAAATCGAGGCGGCCCTCTTCAAGAAGTACGCCGACCCGAGCTTGAACGAGAAGCCCGAGGAACTCGGCAAGCGCGGTGGCGCCCACTACTCCACGGCGGCCTTTTATCTCATCGACGGCATCGAAAACGATCGTCAGAACCGCCAGATCGTGTGCTGCCGCAACAATGGTGCCATTCCCACCTTCGACGATGACGTATCCGTCGAAGTGAGCGCCATCATCGGCAAGGACGGCGCCAAAGCCATTCCCCAGGCCGCGCCGGTTCCTTCCATCCGGGGCCTCATGCAGCACGTGAAGGCCTATGAAACCATGACGGTCCAGGCGGCGGTCACCGGTGATCGGGAGGCCGCCTTCCAGGCCCTTCTGCTCAACCCCCTGACCCCGAATGCTTCGGGCTGCCGCGCGCTGCTGGATGACCTACTCGAAGTCAACAAGCCCCATTTGCAGGGTACTTTCTTTTAA
- a CDS encoding diguanylate cyclase has translation MHHFRVCVTDDCDDENALLCTGLRLNNYEALSARTGQEALEICRTHPVDVLLLDVGLPDIDGYEVCRQLKLDERTKDIPVVFITAHSEAENVVHGYELGAVDYIAKPYNLPIIMIRIEAIMRTQQSRDELTSAGDLIDTAYTDHLTGLRNSRFLLERLQEEVEKAHRYDYPVSCVVLDVDEMKPLEGENGTASLDDVLVEIAMAMRNASRNYDILARYDGAMFAAVLPHALLDEAIRYAKKIYDEISTITFNDPCCPTLAHLRFGVVSCRNGSAIGADHILGEAMQGLFKAKSCEGKRLFAKDLTDKSESSF, from the coding sequence GTGCATCACTTTCGTGTTTGTGTAACCGATGATTGCGACGATGAGAACGCGTTGCTCTGCACCGGCTTACGCTTGAACAACTACGAAGCATTGTCCGCGCGAACGGGGCAGGAAGCGTTGGAGATCTGCCGTACCCACCCGGTGGATGTGTTGCTGCTTGACGTGGGTCTGCCGGACATCGACGGCTACGAAGTTTGCCGCCAGTTAAAGTTGGATGAGCGCACGAAGGACATTCCCGTTGTGTTCATTACCGCCCACAGCGAGGCGGAAAATGTAGTTCACGGGTATGAGCTGGGTGCGGTTGATTACATCGCCAAGCCTTACAATCTGCCCATAATAATGATACGGATCGAGGCAATAATGAGAACTCAGCAATCTCGCGATGAACTTACTTCGGCAGGCGACCTCATCGACACCGCCTACACCGATCACCTGACCGGATTGCGAAACAGCCGCTTCCTCCTGGAGCGCCTTCAGGAAGAAGTCGAAAAAGCCCATCGCTACGACTATCCCGTTTCATGCGTTGTTCTCGACGTGGACGAGATGAAGCCTCTGGAAGGCGAAAACGGCACGGCCAGTCTGGACGACGTCCTGGTGGAGATCGCCATGGCCATGCGCAACGCCTCGCGCAACTATGACATCCTGGCGCGCTACGACGGCGCCATGTTTGCCGCTGTTCTCCCCCATGCGCTGCTGGACGAAGCGATTCGGTATGCGAAGAAGATCTACGACGAGATCAGCACCATCACCTTCAACGACCCCTGCTGCCCCACGCTGGCGCACCTGCGCTTCGGTGTGGTGTCCTGCCGCAATGGCAGCGCCATCGGCGCCGATCACATTCTGGGCGAAGCCATGCAGGGGCTATTCAAGGCTAAAAGCTGCGAGGGCAAGCGGCTGTTTGCCAAAGACTTGACGGACAAATCCGAGTCGAGCTTCTAG